The proteins below come from a single Aegilops tauschii subsp. strangulata cultivar AL8/78 chromosome 6, Aet v6.0, whole genome shotgun sequence genomic window:
- the LOC109749664 gene encoding uncharacterized protein, with amino-acid sequence MQRHGAACSIACHHGAGVFVLPQVYDPRATHGQYDLASLSDMVAPYTDYNGGNPAVGWAPPEVDSVDDDGRAARRGNGDERKTRRLASNRESARRSRVRKQRRLDELSSRAARLRAANQRLLVELNRVLAEHGRVARESARLREEASELRGKLDGMGVDEADDVAPQSTKGTGNTA; translated from the coding sequence ATGCAACGCCACGGCGCCGCCTGCAGCATTGCGTGCCACCACGGCGCCGGCGTGTTCGTGCTGCCGCAGGTCTACGATCCTCGCGCCACGCATGGGCAGTACGACTTGGCCTCGCTGTCGGACATGGTGGCTCCATACACTGACTACAATGGCGGCAACCCCGCCGTCGGATGGGCGCCTCCGGAGGTGGACTCGGTGGACGATGACGGTCGGGCGGCGCGCCGCGGCAACGGCGACGAGAGGAAGACGAGGCGGCTGGCGTCGAACCGCGAGTCGGCAAGGCGGTCGCGGGTGAGGAAGCAGAGGCGGCTGGACGAGCTGTCGTCGCGGGCGGCGCGGCTCCGGGCGGCCAACCAGCGGCTCCTCGTGGAGCTCAACCGCGTGCTCGCCGAGCACGGCCGCGTGGCCCGCGAGAGCGCCCGGCTCCGGGAGGAGGCCTCCGAGCTGCGGGGGAAGCTCGACGGGATGGGGGTGGACGAGGCCGATGATGTTGCTCCGCAGAGCACAAAGGGCACCGGCAATACGGCTTAG